Part of the Acaryochloris thomasi RCC1774 genome, GAGCGCGCTCCTGTAGCTCTATGAGTCAACAACCAATTTGCAGGCTGCCTTGACATTCTCATTTTGAGGTCGAGGTTTAGATTTATAACTGTAAGTAATTTTGTACTCTACTAACTGAATTTTTAAAGGTGATCGCTTAGAGTAAAAAGTAAAGTAAGTGATTAACGCTTACATGTTGGTAATCAAATAGCGGAGATTGCTTACCCGAATTATTTTTGCTACCTATGAATCATGTTGCGTGATGCTAATTGGGTTGTCTTCTAACGGTCCAACTCACTGGCGCGAAAGAGTCCTAGAAATCAAAGCAGATCTAGTATGCTCAATACTGAGCATCCAGTGCAGTGTAAGTTAGGCAAAACAAAAACACCAAGTCAAAACACTCACTATGCTATTCACAGCGATACCCTGGACTTGGCGACCAATTCGGAATTGTACGGATCCCATGATCAATCAAGAAATCTCCTTTGTCTAAGTTACCCTCGCATTTGTCTTCAATACAGAAACAAGCTACAACCTCCCCTATTTGATGTTGATATAAAGTTTTCTTATCATATTTTTCAAGAATCATCTCTTCTAATTCTGAAGTAGGTACGACGGATCTTGATGGATCGTTAACAACGCTCATAGCAAAAATAAATAAAGGAATTCCGCCTAAACAAAGAGTCCACCACAAATATTTTTTAGTAAGGCGCGCTCTATCTCCAGAGCCTTGAAGGTTCTCGCTGCGTTCCTGCCTCTGCTTTTCATCTATTTCTTGCTGCTTTTGTCCACCTTTTGAAGACTCTCTCGATATGAAAGCCGCAGCAATAGTAGCGAATGCACCAATTAGTGCAACAATAACTGCTTCCATAATTCATTGTTTAGTGTTGCGTCGTTTATAACTTAAGCAGGTTTAATCACTTATTGTGCGGAATTAATTCTGACAAACATACCCATCAGCTTGCTATACGGATTATATGCTGCATATCATACCGATCAGCCTATTTCTGCGAAAAGTCTTTCACACATTATCCTGTTTTAGAGATCTTATACGGACATGTTCTGCATAATTCCCCAATGAACTTATTCCTCATCTAAACACTCAATTCCAGTTCTAGCCTTGCTGAGCATCGTCCATCTACTGAGTTGTGTTCGTAGGAGGATCCGTAGCTAAATCTCCGTCAGGCTCAGGCTCCAGCTCAAGTAAGATTTCATTCACCTCACTAATCGGGAACCGATCCATCAGCTGCTGTGCCCGCTTCGCATTCTGCCGCAACTCCCCAGATGTATGCGGCGCATGAGGAATCTGAGACAAAATATCCAACGTTCGCCGCAGCATCCGCACAATATCGCCCTCATCTAAACTCGTGTGGGTACACAGCTCCAGCCAGTCCATTCCCAACGCCCACTGCTCCACAATGCCAATCAGCTCCGTCTCCAACCCAATAGGACTCATAACATCCTGACGATACTGCTCCTTAAGCAACTGCCGCTGAATCGGACGCAGCTCAGCCAACGCCTCCTGCACTTCTGCTGAAGGAGAAAAGTGAGTCCAGGTATCGGTGCGATTGTTGTCGTAAACCAGTGCCGTACAGGCCGCCGCCAACTGATGCGGAGCCAAACTGTCAAAAACGCCGGAGCTAAAAACCAGCCCTAGCCACAGCTCATTCTCGCCCCGTAGCCCAGAGGCCATCTCTCCCAAAGGCGTCGGTGTCACATCCTGCAGACCGTTGAAGTGGCGCAGCACCTTGACCAGGCCCATAAACTCATCCCAGTGGTGGTGCGATCGTCGATGGAATTTAGTTTGACGATCTTCTAACTGTGCTTCCAAGCTCTTCACCCGTCGCTGCCACCGCAAAATTGAATGGTGACTCTTACGCGAAGCATGGGCCGGATGCCCCTCTATCTTCTGCTGTACTGCCTCCAATCGCTTGCTCTGGTCATGGACTTCAGGAGCCACCTGCCATTCTCCCGCCGGGATTTGCTTGGCAATAGCAACACTCGATTCATCCCCATTGGCAGACTGTCCTACTTTCGGCTGCAACGTTGCGGGAGGTGTCAATGCTTCCAGCTCAGCCTCTAGCGAAAGATGGCCTTCTAAGCTAGCAACCTCTTTATGGGAAATCACCTGCCAGCGGTTCTTCTGAGTTAAAGAAATAAAGTACGGAAGCTGACCGGAACTAGGCAACTGGCGGACCAAGATGGCTGAAACGGGGCTGTCTTGTTCTGATGTTTGGACACCCACCACAGTTCCGATAGGCGCATGAGCCATAATCAGGGCTAGCTCTTGAGCGCGGTTTTCTTGGGCCTGCTGCTGCAAAATTTTCAATAAGCGCCGCTCTTCTTTAACGCGCTGCCGCAGCTTTTGATAGCTGTTGAGTTCTGCTAGGTCGATATCGGCTAGCTTGGCTTGAAGGCTGGTCAGTTCTTGCTCTACAGATGCGATCGCATCTTTCTGCGGATTGAGCTGTAGCATCCCCAAATACTGCCCGAAGCTTTTCTCAATCAGAGCCTTAGCTTCATCAAGGCTGTGCGTCTGCAGCAGATTCAGCACCATCCCGTAGCTAGGGGTAAACTGGCTTACCAGCGGATCAGCTCCTACAGTCGCCAGGTAGGATGCTTCCTTCGCCCCTTCAAAACGAGTTTGCACCGTGACGACGTGACCGCTATCATCCATCCCTCGCCGTCCGGCTCGCCCTGACATCTGCAAAAATTCAGAGGCCGTCAGCAGGCGATGGCCGTCGTCTGTGCGTTTCGATAGTGTAGAAATCACCGTCGTCCGCGCAGGCATGTTGATCCCTGCAGCAAGCGTTTCAGTGGCAAAGACCACCTTGATTAATCCCTGCTGGAATAGCTCTTCCACTAATCCTTTCCAAGCTGGGAGCAGACCGGCATGGTGGGCGGCAATACCGCGATAGAGGGCGTCAAACTGTTCCAGTTGCCCGACATCAGGGTTCTGCTGCCGGAAGGCATCCACCTGACGCTTCAGTTCTGAGGCTTCTGCATCATTGACGAGACTCAAACCGCTGGCCTCTTGGACCGCTTTATCGCAGCCCCGCCGACTGAAGATGAAATAAATGGCAGGCAGCATGTCCCGCTGGCGCATCTGTTCCACAATGCTGGGGAGGCTGGGCACATTGGGCCGAGGTGGACGCTTACCGCGATGACGACCGCGACCGCGATTCTTATTACTGGGCTTCGCCATTTGTGACTTAAGCTGCGGATGCATCTTCGTCTTTTGCTCATTGAGCAGACGGCAGAGGCCTTTATTTCCAGCGAAATGGAAGTTAAGGGGTACGGGTCGCCAATCGGAATCCACCAGATCTGTGGGGCCATGCACCCAGCTAATCCAGTCCGTGAGCTGTCCCGCATTCGCCACCGTCGCCGATAGGGCAATAATCTGAATCTGGGGCGGACAGTAGATAATTGACTCTTCCCAAACCGTGCCTCGTTGACGGTCGTTCATGTAGTGGCACTCATCCAGCACCACTGCTGACACATCCTCCAGTACCTCGTCCACATCCCCCAACAGCGTGCCGTAGAGAATGTTTCGGAAGATCTCAGTGGTCATCACCAATATTGGGGCGTCTCGATTAACGGAGCGATCGCCTGTCAATAACCCCACCTTCTGCGGGCCAAATTGCTGACGAAACTCGTGCAGCTTCTGATTTGAGAGCGCCTTGAGGGGCGTGGTATAAAAGACCCGTTTCCCCAGACTTAAGGCCCGATGGATGGCGTACTCACCGATCACCGTTTTGCCTGCGCCCGTGGGGGCTGAGACAACGACCGAGTGGTTCTCGTTTAGAGATGCGATCGCATCTTTCTGAAACGCATCCAGCTCAAACGGGAAAAGAGTAGTTAGGTCCAGTGGAGAATGTGCCACGCAAATCAAGGATCCAGTTGTTACCCGGTCATCCTAGCAAGATCTGCTGGAGTAGGAAGAGAAATCAACCCTATACCTTAATCAGCACCTCACCCTGCAGCATTCGGTTAGCCGCATCCAGCAGCATTTCTTCTAGGTAGGGTTTCGTGAAGTAGCCCTTAGCCCCCAAATTCATCGCCATCTGCTTGTGCTTGGTGGCTCCCCGAGAGGTCAACATTGCTACCGGCAAATCGTGGAGATCATCATCTTGCTGTAGCTTAGACAACAGCTCTAAACCATCCATTCTCGGCATTTCTACGTCACAGAAAACCAAATCACAGGGTAGACCTGAGCGCAGTTTCTCCCAAGCTTCCATGCCATCTCGAGCCTGCTCAACTCGATAGCCCACTTTATTGAAGGTCATCGACAGCAGCTCACGCACCGTAATGGAGTCATCCACAATCAGCACCATCGGCGCTAGCTCTTCTTCCGCCGGTAGCATGTCGCCCGCATTGGCCCACAGATTGCTCGTGCTTTCAATACGGTCAAAGCTGAGGTCAAGAAGTTCGAGCACATCAGCAATCGGCATAATGCGGCCATCGCCCTTCACTGTGACTCCAGCAATGCCGAGGGGCTTTGGAGCCGGGCCCCCGAGCTGTTTAATCACAATTTCCTGCTCGCCCATCACCTGATCAACCTGAATGGCAACTCGCTCATCCCCACTGCGTAGAATCACAATGGAAACTTGGTCAGGATTCTCCTGCGGCAGACTATAGGCACTGCTGCGCTTCAGGCGACGATTATAGGTAAGCAGCTCACTCAGGGGCTTACATAGGATCTGCCGATCCTGCCAGGTGACAAAGACCTGGCCGTTCTCGTTGGGCTGGAGCTGAGCTTTAGGCACGTCGATCACGTCCTGAACACCATCCATCGGGAAGGCGATTTGCGATTTTTGGTTCTCACAACACAGCGCCTTGGTGATGCTTAGGGTCAACGGCAGACGAATCGTAAAGGTGGTGCCCTTACCCAGGCCAGAGTCTGTATTAATGACGCCGCGAATATCATTGATGCTGCTGCGGACCACGTCCATGCCGACGCCCCGCCCCGCCAAGTCTGTAACCTTATCTTGGGTCGTAAATCCTGACATGAACAGCAAGCCGTAGGCATCTTGCCGCGACATTGTTTTGGCCTGCTCTGGCGTAATCAGCTTATTGTCGATTGCCTTTGCTTTAACGCGCTCAGGATCAATCCCAGCGCCATCATCTGTAATCGAAATGATGGTCTGATTCCCTTGATATAGCGGTTCCTAGGCTGCTGAGGTGCAGTAACAGCAATGAGTAAACCATCCTTGAAGGTCATCTAGCGACACTTTAGAGAACGCATCTTCAATGGCTTTTGCGAGGTCAGTGTAAGTTCTGGCACCGACGGAGCGTAGGAGACTTTTGATCTTCGACCAGCAGTTTTCAATGGGTGAGAAGTCAGGTGAGTATGGCGGCAGATAAATCAGCTTAGCCCCCGCTTTCTTAATCCAGGTTGCAATGTCCTCTCCAAGATGAATAGAGCAGTTATCCATAATGACACAGGCTCCTTTCCATAGCTTGGGTATGAGTTTTTGAGAGATAAACGCCTCAAAGGTGAGTCCGTCTGTTGCCCCCAGTAGGGCAACCTGAGTGACGACGCCCTGCAAGCTAATGGCACCAATCAAAGAGACATTCTTACCGCGCCGACTGGGGCGGTCTCCCCGTGCTCTTTCTCCCTTTGTTGACCTAGCGTATAACCGAGTCATCGCCAGGTTTATGCCCGACTCGTCAATGAAAATAAGATCCTGGGCGAGAATGCCTTGGATGAGTTCCCAGTATTCTGAACGCTTACGCTGCACCCGTTCACTTTCCTTTTCGGTCGGGTGTAGGCTTTTTTTTTCGTGTCAAGTTCAGCTTCCTCAACATCCGAGCCATTGTTGAGCGTCCAATCGTAACGCCAGTGGCTTGTTTCAATTTTTCCTGCAACTCGGCTAAGGTCGCATCATTATTCGCATTCACGAGTGTTGCAAGCGTCTGTAGCTGTGCATCATTGAGCTTGGTCGGGGTTTGCTGAGTCCGAACTTTAGGGGCAATACTGCCTGTCTCTCGCTCTTGTTTGAGTAATTTCTCAATGAAACTCAGAGCCACTCGAAATCGTTTTGCTAATTGACGCTGAGATATTCCACCAGCTTGATAGGTATCAAAAATCTTTTGGCGTAAGTCAAGAGAGTAGGGTCTCATTCCTATCAAACTCAATAGGGGGTTAGATTCTCTATTTGTACCTCATCAGGTCGAGAACCGCTATAGAAAGCCCGAATCTTGATCAGACCTTCTGTCTCTTTATCCACGGACTGACGAACATCAGGATATTCAATCCCGTGGAAAATTGCGTTGTTGACCAAGTGCGTCAGCGGATCGTAGAGACGCTCTAGAATGCTCTTATCGACTAAGGTATTCTGTCCTTCCAGCTCCAGGCGTGCCTGTTTGCCACACTTGAGCGAAATATCGCGGACCGCCCGAGGCAGTCGCTCAGCCACCTGCCCAAAGGGCACCATGCGGGATTTTGTTAAGCCTTCCTGAACCTGCGTCGTCACCTGCCGGAAGATGCGGGTCACCTGCTCTGTGGAATCCACCACAAATTCAATATCGGAGGCTGCCTCTCGCACACGAACAATACGCTCAATCATTTCTTGAGAGAGGGTATGGAAGCCCGTAAAGCTATCCATCTCTAGGGCATCAAAGTCGGCACCGGTTGCGTGGGTGCTGCTACCGTTATCGCTGTTGCCACCGCCGCCGCTTGTAGCTTGGGCAGCACTGAGCAAGGAACCTTCTAAAAGCGAACGCTCATAGAGGTCCTCCATTTTTTGCCCCAGGTCGTTGAGCTGCTGCACCTGAAATAAAAGGTTATCTAAGAACTGCCGGAGTCGATCTTGACCATCTTCTAGGGTATTCCGACTGACCAGTAGTTCACCCACCAAATCGCTGAGCTTATCGAGCTGCTTAACCGGAACCTTCATGGTTTGATTGAGGTTTCCACCCACGCGGCGGCTGGCCCGTGGTGCTGCAGCAGCGACCCGTGGAGCAGCGACAGGAGCCGCTTTAGGCTCGTCTAAGAGCTGTTCGAGATCGTCAAAGTTGGTGGTCGCAGGGACCGGTTCTTCAGGGGAAGCCTCCGCAGGGCTGGGCTGGGGAGCGTCTGCCGTCAGCAGTTCATCTAGGTTCAGGGAATCGCTCTCGTTGACGCTGATGGCTTCAGGCTGCGGCTCTTGCAGCAGATCATCCAGCAAGAAGTTGAGATCTTTATTAGTGCTGGTATCAGCAGGTTCATCGCCGAACAAATCACCCAGCCAGTCGTCAGCCCCATTGGCGTTACTGGTCTCTACAGGTAACAAGGCGAGCAGGGCTGCAGAAGGAGCAATCTCGGTCGCTCGGTTATTGAGAACGAGGTCCCGTGCTGCTTTAAGTTCAGGCACGACGACCTGAGCGAGGGTCTCCCAGGATTGACCGGGGTTTGCGATCGCAACTCTATTCTTCTCCACCAGATCCGTCCATCCAGGAATCTGAAAAGCCTGTCCCAGATCTTCAAGCCCTTGGCACACATTCTGCAGCTCTTGCCGGTGTGATACCTCATCCGGCCGCTTGAACACATCCAGCATCACGCGCAGTTGCTCCAACACATCCGTCTGGAATGCCTCTAGACACACTGGATCGGGTTCGGCCCCCACCGTCACAGCCACGGGCGCAGGTGCAGCCGCCACCGGTGCACTATGGAGTAAATCACTCAAATCAACCCCGGGCCCCACCAGTTGCGCGAGATGGTGATGTAAGTCATTAAAGGCAGGCTCAACACTATTGAGCGTCTGCTCAGAAATATCTGGAGAGAGCGCAAAAGAACTCTCCAGCTCTACCGTTAAGGCACTCAGCGCATCAAATCCTTGAAAAAATAAGGACTCTAGCTTTTGGTCAATCTGAATAGGATGCTCTTTAAGGACTTTAAAATAATCCTCTAGGCGATGGGCAATGTGCTGCATACTGTGGATGCCGAGCATAGCCGCCCCACCCTTCACAGAGTGTGCCGCTCGAAAGACATCATTAAGCATCTCTGGCTCTGCAAGCACATCTTGCAGATTCAGCAAACCATGCTCAATCGTATTGAGGTGTTCCTTGGCCTCCTCAATAAAGTAGACCATAATCCGCTGTTGTTCTGGCTGCATCACTTTTTCTCTATCTCCCTGAGGATGATTTTAATTCCCGCAACGTTAATTAAATGTGGCCTAGCTGACTTCAGTACCGTCAACCCTAAATCTCTCCACAGAAGACTGGAGGTCGCTAGCAACACCCACCAAGTTCTGAAGTGAATCAGAGACTCGCTGAGCCTCCTGCGATGTTTCTTGGGCCGTCAATTCGACTGACTGCATCACCTGAGACACATAGCGAGACGTCTCTGTCTGCTCTGATGTCGCTTGGGTAATTGAACTCACAAGCTGATTAATCTGTGACGAAACTTGAATGATGTCTTCTAGCGATCGCTTCGCCTGTTCCGCCCGCTGAGTTCCCTCAATAACCTGCTGTGTGCCTTCCTCCATTGCTGTCATCACAGAGCTAGTCTCACCCTGAATCTGGAGCACGATTTGCTCAATCTCTTTGGAAGCCTTCGCTGCTCGATCAGCCAACTGTCGAACTTCGTCCGCAACAATGGCAAAGCCTCGGCCTGACTCACCCGCTCGAGCCGCCTCAATACTGGCATTGAGGGCCAGCAGGTTGGTCCGAGACGCAATCTGTGAAATCACACCCACAATCTTAGAAATCTCTTGAGAAGACTCCGCCAGACGCTTCACCTTACGCGTACTCTCAGCCACTGTTTCTCGAATTTGAAGAATACCCGCCATCGTGTGTTCTACAGACTCGCCTCCCTTCAGTGCCGCATCTGACGCCTTTTGGGCCACCTGGTCCGCAGCTCGGGCGCTCTCAGCCACCTCTTGAATCGAAGCGGTCATCATTTGCACAGAGTTGAGAGAAACCGCCAGCTCCTCCGCCTGTCGCAATGCATCAGAAGACAAGCCGCGAGCAAACTCTTCATTGTCTGCTGCACCTCGGTTCACCTCACGCGCTGCCACCTTCACCTGCTTTACAATTTTCTGCAGGTTATAGATCGTTAAGTTAAAAGAGTCCGCAACTGCGCCCAGAATGTCAGCCGTCACCTCGGCCTGCACTGTCAAGTCACCTCGGGCCGCGCCTTCTACATCATCCAGCAGGCGAATCACCTGACGCTGCAGATCTTCCTTCGCCTTTTCCTGCTCTTCTGCCTTATTCTGGACTTCTTGAGTTGTCGCTTCAATGAAACGCGTCATCTCGTTAAAGCTGGTCGCTAACTGACCAAACTCATCCTTTGAAAATTCTGTAGCCCGGACACTCCAGTCTCCCTGAGCAACCGCAGACAGCTTTGCCTGTAGGTCGCTGGTGGACGCCTTAATCTGCTTAGCGGTCATTTGCCCGAGCACCAGAGTGGTCGCCCCTCCGGCAAGACCCGCCGCCGCTGCACCCATGCCAAGGGTTGCCCAAGCAGGTTGTGGTGCAGTCAAGCCCACGCCAATCACAGCGCCTGCAGAAAGAACGCCTGCAGCCGTCGCCGTAATCACCTGTTTTTGCTGCAAAGAGGCATTTGTAAACGGAGCCAAGATGCCGGAAGGCTTCTGCGGCGCAACCGGAGCAGCCATCCCCCCAGGGAAAGACATTCCAGCCCCCACGGCGCCAACACTGTTGTCTTGGTTGAGGGTCAAAGAAGAATCAACCGCATCAAAATCATCTAGCAATAAACCAGACTGATCGCCCGTGGCATCCAATAGACTGGGCGACGTCATCATATCCATCGAGTAGGAGGGGTCTAGCGCACTACTTTGATCGTCGAGTTCAAAATCAGCCAGGGTGGGCAGACCATCGCCCTCTATATCATCATCGTCGCTAGGCATGTCGCCCGAGGTCAGACTGTTATCGGCATAAGCAGATGCATCACTAGTTGCAGGAGAAGCCGCCCCCGAAGACTCAGAATCAATAAAGTCTAAGATGCCGGTATTAGGTAGGTCATCTTCATCATCAGAGAAAGAATCGTCTAAGAAAGTTTGTCCACCGCCATTATTAGCGGTATGACCTAGCGCCGGAACATCTGAGATCGAATTATCTGATGCGAGAGCTTCTTGATTTTGGTGCATGAGGATGGTCATATCTTCCTCTGTATTCCCTTGATCCGCGCCATCACTTAGGTCCTGGAGGACCAAGGAAGCATCATCAGCGTTCTCATCAACGCTTCCATTTGAATCAAAAGGATTTGTATACATTGAATCGTCGCTGTGTGTCATTGTTGAATTCGAATCTCGTTCTGACTGCATGACTGTATTGCCCGAAGATTGTAAAAACGTTGCCTCTGCCGCGCCCGACGCATCAGAGTTCGAAGATGATCCCATCGACTGGATTGAAGTTGCTCCGCCAGAGTCGTCGATATAGTGACTCGTATCTGCTAGGCTAGAGCGAGCACAATCAACGAGTTCTGGGTCGCTCGTGAGGTCCAAAACAGACTGATACTGGCCTTGAGCATCTTTATATCTTTCTAGACCCCGATAAATATGCCCCCGTAGCAAGCGCAAATTTGGATCATCAGGCTTGTACTCAACCAGGGAGTCCGTTGCCAAAATGGCTTCCTGATAATGCTCCTTCATATAAGCGCTAACGGCTTGTTGGTAGTCCTGGGCGTACTGGGTACTTGACATCTATCTGCTCCTGCCAATGGGTGATTCTGAATCCTAACGACAATACTGTTGGTGAGTAATCGGTTCGCAGTTCATTCGTTCATTTCAGAAAAGACGACACAGAGGTCGAAACGGTAAAACGGTTCAGGTTATCCTAGTCGGTCTCATCTACTTCTGTCTTCTATCTCTAGGTTGCCCACCTTGCCGATCGTAAAATCGCAGTAGGGTCTAGGAGTCGAAGCGATTGATGGGTGCCATCCATCATCCACTCTCCTTTGAGAAAGGGAGCCATGCTGTCTGGTGCATTCGTTGACAAGGTGAGCTGCTCCGTATCTAGCCAGTCCATTCCCATTACCCGCTCAACCGCAAGTCCAACCGTCACTTCTTGAGTTTCGATGGCAACAATTGAAATTTCAGAGCGATCAGTATTTAAAGGTTGAGCATCACCTAGAAACTGACCAATATCTGTGACCCAAATGACCTGCCCCCGTAAATTAAGAATACCCATTAGTAGAGGTGAAACATTAGGGACCAAAGTGATTTGCTCTGGATCAAGGGACAATACTTCCCGAATACCCATAGCAGGCAGGGCAAACTCTTGACCTGACTCTACAAAAAAGCGTAGATATAAATCACCTTCAGGGTTTTGCAGCCCTTGGAGTTCGGGAAGCGGTTCTGAGGGATTCGTCGTGAGAAATTCTTGATTCGTAGACATGATCACTTAACCTGCGAGTAGTTCTTTAACGGTGACCAATAGTTCCTGAACAGCAAAAGGCTTAGCAAGATAAGCGTCTGCACCCTGCTTCATTCCCCAATACCGATCAAAATCTTCTGTTTTAGATGAACAGATAACAACAGGTAGGTTTTGCGTACCTGGATCAGATTTAATCTTGCGACAAACTTCATAGCCATTCATTCGTGGCATAATAATGTCTAAGACTACAATATCAGGGTGAGTAGCCTCAATTTGCTGCAAGGCTTCTACTCCATCTGTTGCAATCAATACAGTCAGGCCACTTTCTTCGAGTACATTACTCATGAGTTGCCGTTGTGTAATGCTATCGTCTACCACTAAAACCTTGTTCATTGGGTTGCTACCTGAGATCTATAGATCATTCCGAGATGAGTTAACCTAGAGTCTGCGCTGAGTCTAAAACTCCGCAGGACCACGGGTGAGAAGCCGAAATATTCTCAAAAAAGGTGGGTCATCAACTGTGTACAATTGTGTACTCGTCGGTTGGGAAACTAGACTATGGGTCTAGGCCGATGGGCCTGTAGCTTTAGGATACCCGCCCTAGAGAAACAAATTTCAGCGGTTCTTGACGCAGATCTGGCAAAAGCTTTGTTTATCGCCTCTGTAAGGTGAACAGTATACCGATGCTCTTCAGCTTTAGCGCAGTTCAGGTCATGGTTTTTTATGGGTAACTTAAGATTAGGGAATGCAGGATCAGTAATGGCTGCGATAAATCTTATGTCTCACGGTATATTCTATGACTAAGGAATCTGCAAGATATGATTGCACGGTAACGTTATTGATCGACTAAAACTATGTAAGTTCTAGGTAGGGACGAAGCCAAAATCCAGTCCCAAAGAATAAGCCAAACTGTCAAGTCAGAAACGAAAGAGGATCGCGGGGTGCTGTATCTAGCAGAGATTAATAAGAAAAGTGGTTTCATGGGGGCAAAAACTGAGCTTAGGTTGTTAGCCCGCAAGCAATCTGAACACAATTGGAGTCCAGTCCCTGGGGAAGAGTTGCTGCCATTTGATGCCAGCAATGACTATAACCATGGCGTTCTCGTCTTGGTAGAGGTTGACACCAATCGGAATGTCAAAAACGTTCAAGATGCAACACGACAGCTGGTGGGCATTCTTAAGAATTTTTCACGCATGCGTGAAAAATTTAAGACCCAAGAAGAGGAAATTGAGGGTTGGAAGCAGTCTCTTATTTATCAGAGTCAAGAGCTGACTCGCCGCGAAGTAGATATGGAAGCTCGCGCTGAGGAACTGCAGCAGCTTGAGTTGGAGTCTCAAAAAATTGAACAGCAGCGCAGCGAATTTGAAGATAGCCGCGATCAGATTCTGCAGCTCAAGGAGCAGCTAGAGGGAGATCGGCAGCAGCTAGAAGAGGCATGGGGGCGTTTACAGACTGCTCAACAACAGCTCGACACCGCTCAATCTGCCTCTTTGAGTGATGAGCAAGTTCATCAAGTTGAAGGTTTACTGCAGCGCCTAGAAACTGAATTAGGAAACGGGGGAGGCGCTGATGCAGGCATGCTCGAGCAGCAGCAAACTCACTTCAATCAATACTGGCAGTCATTAGAAGAGGATCGCAGTCAGGCTCAGCAACTTGAGGATGCGTTAAATCAGAAAACTCGCGATCTAGACCAAATCTGGCAGGACTGGCGTCAGACCCAGGGGACTTTGGAGGAAGCACAGCTAGAGCTAAAGCTACAGGAAAAGATATTGACGGTGAAGTCAGAGAGCCTCAGCTTCTTAATCACGCAGCTGCAGGCGCAGGCAGATATTGCTCAAGCCCTCAATCAGGTCCGAGATGGCTTTACCGGTAACGCGACGGTAAATTTGCAGGCTCTCAGATCTATGTCTGTTGAAGACCTTGAAGAAACGGTTAGCCGCCTGCAAAAAGAGCTAGACAAGCTTTCAAGCTTTGTCAATGACCAAGAAGAGGAGCTAGAACTGCAGCAACAGACGATTAACGAGCTAGAGTCTCAGGTCGAGCAGGCGAGTGAGTATGAGCGTCTGAGTCTCACCGGTGACCTCGAGCAGGAACAGCAGCAGTATAAGCTGTTGAATGAGACTCTTGAGGGCCAAAGAAAGACGCTACAGGAACGCGAAGGC contains:
- a CDS encoding methyl-accepting chemotaxis protein is translated as MSSTQYAQDYQQAVSAYMKEHYQEAILATDSLVEYKPDDPNLRLLRGHIYRGLERYKDAQGQYQSVLDLTSDPELVDCARSSLADTSHYIDDSGGATSIQSMGSSSNSDASGAAEATFLQSSGNTVMQSERDSNSTMTHSDDSMYTNPFDSNGSVDENADDASLVLQDLSDGADQGNTEEDMTILMHQNQEALASDNSISDVPALGHTANNGGGQTFLDDSFSDDEDDLPNTGILDFIDSESSGAASPATSDASAYADNSLTSGDMPSDDDDIEGDGLPTLADFELDDQSSALDPSYSMDMMTSPSLLDATGDQSGLLLDDFDAVDSSLTLNQDNSVGAVGAGMSFPGGMAAPVAPQKPSGILAPFTNASLQQKQVITATAAGVLSAGAVIGVGLTAPQPAWATLGMGAAAAGLAGGATTLVLGQMTAKQIKASTSDLQAKLSAVAQGDWSVRATEFSKDEFGQLATSFNEMTRFIEATTQEVQNKAEEQEKAKEDLQRQVIRLLDDVEGAARGDLTVQAEVTADILGAVADSFNLTIYNLQKIVKQVKVAAREVNRGAADNEEFARGLSSDALRQAEELAVSLNSVQMMTASIQEVAESARAADQVAQKASDAALKGGESVEHTMAGILQIRETVAESTRKVKRLAESSQEISKIVGVISQIASRTNLLALNASIEAARAGESGRGFAIVADEVRQLADRAAKASKEIEQIVLQIQGETSSVMTAMEEGTQQVIEGTQRAEQAKRSLEDIIQVSSQINQLVSSITQATSEQTETSRYVSQVMQSVELTAQETSQEAQRVSDSLQNLVGVASDLQSSVERFRVDGTEVS
- a CDS encoding chemotaxis protein CheW yields the protein MSTNQEFLTTNPSEPLPELQGLQNPEGDLYLRFFVESGQEFALPAMGIREVLSLDPEQITLVPNVSPLLMGILNLRGQVIWVTDIGQFLGDAQPLNTDRSEISIVAIETQEVTVGLAVERVMGMDWLDTEQLTLSTNAPDSMAPFLKGEWMMDGTHQSLRLLDPTAILRSARWAT
- a CDS encoding response regulator transcription factor: MNKVLVVDDSITQRQLMSNVLEESGLTVLIATDGVEALQQIEATHPDIVVLDIIMPRMNGYEVCRKIKSDPGTQNLPVVICSSKTEDFDRYWGMKQGADAYLAKPFAVQELLVTVKELLAG
- the hmpF gene encoding pilus motility taxis protein HmpF, encoding MLYLAEINKKSGFMGAKTELRLLARKQSEHNWSPVPGEELLPFDASNDYNHGVLVLVEVDTNRNVKNVQDATRQLVGILKNFSRMREKFKTQEEEIEGWKQSLIYQSQELTRREVDMEARAEELQQLELESQKIEQQRSEFEDSRDQILQLKEQLEGDRQQLEEAWGRLQTAQQQLDTAQSASLSDEQVHQVEGLLQRLETELGNGGGADAGMLEQQQTHFNQYWQSLEEDRSQAQQLEDALNQKTRDLDQIWQDWRQTQGTLEEAQLELKLQEKILTVKSESLSFLITQLQAQADIAQALNQVRDGFTGNATVNLQALRSMSVEDLEETVSRLQKELDKLSSFVNDQEEELELQQQTINELESQVEQASEYERLSLTGDLEQEQQQYKLLNETLEGQRKTLQEREGVLHLHQDILRQRQKGKDSRTRQSIEVKLEPILQQLEAEQEEGDQQVQVLKNEIARIQVSIQNAEGTLQPQIAAQQNKRSQIEAQEQELNEQRATVAQRWGRVKTLEDVLQPMQNALDAMRGQGSENGSSGGPPHEAVAELKQVLMALGKVPDLTPVA